In a single window of the Bacillus clarus genome:
- a CDS encoding YwbE family protein: protein MNGQKRSNISPGLEVDIVLKQDQRTGKLTRGIVKDILTNSPSHPHGIKVRLQDGQVGRVQNIVQ, encoded by the coding sequence ATGAACGGGCAAAAACGATCTAACATTTCACCAGGTCTTGAAGTTGATATTGTATTAAAACAAGATCAACGCACTGGCAAGCTAACAAGAGGCATTGTAAAAGATATTTTAACGAACTCACCGTCTCATCCGCACGGCATTAAAGTGCGATTACAAGACGGTCAAGTTGGCAGAGTACAAAATATTGTTCAATAA
- a CDS encoding NEAT domain-containing protein: protein MSGYLKIVVAMFLTIFTFVSTLQPLAVQAAITLADGEYSIGFKVLKDTSDDESMMNQYSVSPGTLKVKDGKKKVSFTLTQSSWITKFETEKAGQFVETNVISEDKEKDTRVVEFDVEDVVKILNAKVKVDNDAFNYHHYYDIRISFDPNSVIPIHVEKPNEKEDPANKPDPNENPDLSQKPDQKPDSDQQPNSNTIKDGAYSIPFKVLKDKTDEESKMNTYMENPGVLKVENGKRKAIVTLKSSSLIKNFQTEKDGAFVDAKVVSEDKEKDTRVVEFELNDLSKKLNAKVFIEMASRNYKQTHDVQLVFNQNNLKPVTNEDKQPEGDKQPEGDKQPEGDKQPEGDKQPEGDKQPEGDKQPEGDRQPEGDKQPEGDRQPDAGIAKDGQYSISFKVLKDKTEEISMMNTYTKSPGVLKVKDGKKYVSFTLTNSSWITKFEFEKNGTFVDAKVLGENKEQDTRVVEVEVDDLSEKLQAKVKVDIDAMNYHHFYDIQFAFDKGSIKPLGSQGGNDNQDGNGNQDSNNNQGGTNNQGVDDNQGGNNKNGHTTVDPKNLKDGQYDIAFKVLKDKTDEISMMNQYVVSPARLKVKDGKKYVAMTLKNSAWITKFQTENAGALVDAKVVSEDKNADARVVEFEADDLFAKLNAKVKVDIDSMNYHHFYDVQIQFDTTSIGAVGTIKEESKNDPKNPVNPPNVENINKIGTPEFNRNADGKKQSENTKGNVKKEQNSKTADTAQIGLYMLLLLGSLALLVRKYRAGRL, encoded by the coding sequence TTGAGCGGGTATCTTAAGATTGTTGTTGCAATGTTTTTAACGATATTCACATTCGTATCAACGTTACAACCACTTGCAGTTCAAGCAGCTATAACTTTAGCTGACGGCGAATATTCAATTGGTTTTAAAGTTTTGAAAGATACATCAGATGATGAATCAATGATGAATCAATATTCTGTAAGCCCAGGGACTTTGAAAGTGAAGGACGGCAAAAAGAAAGTATCCTTTACGTTAACACAGAGTTCATGGATTACGAAGTTTGAAACAGAAAAAGCAGGTCAGTTTGTTGAGACAAATGTAATTAGTGAAGATAAAGAAAAAGATACAAGAGTTGTAGAATTTGATGTGGAAGATGTAGTGAAGATTTTAAATGCGAAAGTAAAAGTAGATAATGATGCTTTCAATTACCATCATTATTATGATATTCGTATTTCATTCGATCCAAATAGCGTTATACCAATTCATGTAGAAAAACCAAATGAAAAAGAGGACCCAGCTAATAAGCCAGATCCAAATGAAAATCCGGATCTAAGTCAGAAGCCCGACCAAAAGCCTGACTCAGATCAACAACCAAATTCTAACACAATTAAAGATGGTGCGTACAGCATTCCATTTAAAGTATTAAAAGATAAAACAGATGAAGAATCTAAAATGAATACTTACATGGAAAATCCAGGAGTATTAAAAGTAGAAAATGGTAAGAGAAAAGCGATTGTAACGTTAAAAAGTAGCTCACTAATTAAAAATTTCCAAACGGAAAAAGATGGCGCATTTGTTGATGCAAAAGTAGTGAGTGAAGATAAAGAAAAAGATACAAGAGTTGTAGAATTTGAACTCAATGATCTATCGAAGAAATTGAATGCAAAAGTATTCATCGAGATGGCATCAAGAAATTACAAGCAAACACATGACGTACAACTTGTATTTAATCAAAATAATTTGAAACCAGTAACAAACGAAGATAAACAGCCAGAAGGGGACAAACAACCGGAAGGAGATAAACAGCCAGAAGGGGACAAACAACCGGAAGGAGATAAACAGCCAGAAGGGGACAAACAACCGGAAGGAGATAAACAGCCAGAAGGGGACAGACAACCGGAAGGAGATAAACAGCCAGAAGGGGACAGACAACCAGATGCTGGCATAGCGAAAGATGGGCAATATAGCATCAGTTTTAAAGTGTTAAAAGATAAAACAGAAGAAATTTCAATGATGAACACATATACGAAGAGTCCAGGCGTACTGAAAGTGAAAGATGGTAAGAAATATGTATCCTTCACATTAACAAATAGCTCATGGATTACAAAGTTTGAGTTTGAAAAGAACGGTACGTTTGTTGATGCCAAAGTGTTAGGTGAAAATAAAGAGCAAGATACAAGAGTAGTGGAAGTAGAAGTAGACGATTTATCGGAAAAATTACAAGCAAAAGTGAAAGTAGATATCGACGCAATGAACTACCATCATTTCTATGATATTCAATTTGCGTTTGATAAAGGTAGCATTAAACCTTTAGGTAGCCAAGGCGGAAACGATAACCAGGATGGAAATGGTAACCAAGATAGTAACAATAACCAAGGCGGAACCAATAATCAAGGTGTCGACGACAACCAGGGCGGAAATAATAAAAATGGCCACACAACAGTTGATCCTAAAAATTTAAAAGATGGCCAATATGACATTGCGTTTAAAGTATTAAAAGATAAAACAGATGAGATTTCAATGATGAATCAATATGTGGTAAGTCCAGCGAGATTAAAAGTGAAAGATGGAAAGAAATATGTTGCGATGACACTGAAAAATAGCGCATGGATTACGAAGTTCCAAACAGAAAACGCGGGTGCGTTGGTTGATGCGAAAGTAGTAAGTGAAGATAAAAATGCAGATGCGAGAGTAGTAGAGTTTGAAGCAGATGATTTATTTGCAAAATTAAATGCGAAAGTGAAAGTAGATATCGATTCAATGAATTACCATCATTTCTACGATGTACAAATTCAATTTGATACAACTAGCATCGGTGCTGTAGGAACAATTAAAGAGGAATCAAAAAATGATCCGAAAAATCCAGTGAATCCACCGAATGTAGAAAATATAAACAAAATTGGAACTCCTGAATTTAATCGAAATGCAGATGGAAAGAAACAGAGTGAAAATACGAAGGGTAATGTGAAAAAAGAGCAGAACTCAAAAACAGCAGATACAGCACAAATTGGATTGTATATGTTGCTATTACTCGGCTCACTTGCTTTACTAGTTCGTAAATATAGAGCAGGTAGATTGTAA
- a CDS encoding ABC transporter ATP-binding protein encodes MEIKNVTFSYDNVTDRLKSVSSEIELGKITTIIGPNGCGKSTLLGVMSRNYAPQSGEVILDGKAISQYKPKEFARKLAVVHQQNEAPADITVEKLTSFGRMPYKNLFSSHNEEDREVIERALTCTNLQEKRDKAIHALSGGERQRVWIAMTLAQNTPMLFLDEPTTYLDIYYQLEILELIKELNEVYGLTIVMVLHDINQAIRYSDHIIVMKDGEIVMNGTPNDVVTGDMIKSIYGVDVVVKHDEDTGLYMVPIGI; translated from the coding sequence ATGGAAATTAAAAATGTAACCTTTTCTTATGATAATGTAACAGATCGTTTAAAGTCTGTAAGCAGTGAAATAGAGCTTGGTAAAATTACAACGATTATTGGACCGAATGGCTGTGGGAAATCTACTTTGCTTGGTGTTATGTCGAGAAATTACGCTCCTCAAAGCGGGGAGGTTATACTAGATGGAAAAGCAATTAGTCAGTATAAGCCGAAAGAATTTGCTAGAAAACTAGCAGTCGTCCATCAGCAAAATGAGGCACCGGCAGATATTACAGTTGAAAAATTGACGAGCTTTGGCCGTATGCCATATAAAAATTTGTTTTCTTCACATAATGAAGAAGATCGAGAAGTGATCGAAAGAGCATTAACGTGTACAAATTTGCAAGAGAAGCGAGACAAGGCGATTCATGCTTTGTCTGGCGGTGAAAGGCAGCGAGTATGGATTGCGATGACTTTAGCACAAAATACACCGATGCTGTTTCTGGACGAGCCGACGACATATTTGGATATTTACTATCAGCTTGAAATATTAGAGTTGATTAAAGAGTTAAATGAGGTGTATGGTTTGACGATTGTAATGGTATTGCATGATATTAACCAAGCAATTCGTTATAGCGACCATATTATCGTGATGAAGGATGGAGAAATAGTTATGAACGGTACGCCAAATGATGTTGTGACAGGAGATATGATTAAGAGCATATATGGCGTAGATGTCGTTGTGAAACACGACGAAGATACAGGATTGTATATGGTACCAATTGGGATTTGA
- a CDS encoding FecCD family ABC transporter permease: MNKKFWSFFIVIVLLVVMTTVSAVKGSLEVGVIDLLQGIFTGTNEDVEVIKDLRFPRIIIALFTGSALAVSGVLFQAVMKNPLADAGVIGISSGASFMTLVIITLFPQFFFWTPLFAFLGGAFACYLVYSFSWKSGLSPLRIILIGIAINAMFTGLNESFITICGYFIKGIKQTTTSNITMKTWGDVEVIVTYGSIGLILALFVGAWCNLLSLQDKTAKNLGLHVTRVRLIISAIAVLLAAVSTAIAGVIAFVGLLIPHISRQLVGSDHKVLIPFSALAGALLILTADTIGRLIVPPNEIPAATIMAVIGGPFLIFLLRKSDRIHGN; encoded by the coding sequence ATGAATAAAAAATTTTGGAGTTTCTTCATCGTCATTGTATTACTAGTTGTTATGACTACTGTATCGGCAGTGAAAGGGAGTTTAGAAGTAGGCGTAATTGATCTTTTGCAAGGTATATTTACTGGGACAAATGAAGATGTTGAAGTCATTAAAGATTTACGTTTTCCACGCATTATTATTGCACTTTTCACTGGATCTGCTCTTGCGGTTTCTGGTGTTCTCTTCCAAGCTGTTATGAAAAACCCACTTGCAGATGCTGGGGTTATTGGGATATCTTCAGGGGCAAGTTTTATGACGCTTGTCATTATTACATTATTTCCTCAGTTCTTTTTCTGGACGCCACTATTCGCTTTTTTAGGCGGAGCATTTGCTTGTTATCTCGTTTATTCGTTTTCTTGGAAATCAGGTTTAAGCCCGCTGCGTATCATTTTAATTGGTATTGCTATTAATGCGATGTTTACTGGATTAAATGAATCGTTCATTACGATTTGTGGATATTTCATAAAAGGCATTAAGCAGACGACAACATCGAATATAACGATGAAGACATGGGGCGATGTTGAAGTAATTGTTACATATGGGTCAATCGGTCTTATTCTTGCACTATTTGTTGGGGCATGGTGTAACTTATTATCGTTACAAGATAAAACAGCAAAAAATTTAGGTCTTCATGTGACGAGAGTTCGCCTTATTATTTCAGCGATTGCAGTACTTTTAGCAGCGGTATCCACTGCGATTGCAGGAGTTATTGCTTTCGTAGGATTACTTATTCCGCATATTTCGAGGCAATTGGTCGGCTCAGATCATAAAGTACTGATTCCATTTTCAGCTCTTGCAGGTGCGTTATTAATTTTGACGGCAGATACAATTGGGAGACTTATCGTGCCGCCTAATGAAATTCCAGCGGCAACGATTATGGCAGTTATCGGTGGTCCGTTCTTAATATTCTTGCTTAGAAAGAGTGATAGAATCCATGGAAATTAA
- a CDS encoding class I SAM-dependent rRNA methyltransferase, whose amino-acid sequence MRSEVTIKIKPKFIKEIKSGYPLILKDAIQNLDDVREEGAIIKVVDEKNQFIGKGYYGKQNKGYGWILTRKEKEQINQPFFESKIKSALHKRKHFYKSNDTTAFRVVNGEGDGLGGLIIDYYDGYYVISWYSEGIYTFRDEIVAALQKVANFKGIYEKKRFDTKGKYIEDDDFVAGERGEFPLIVKENGVNFAVYLNDGAMVGVFLDQRNVRKQIRDKYAKGRTVLNMFSYTGAFSVFAAIGGASKTTSVDLANRSLSKTIEQFSVNEIDYEAQDIIVEDVFLYFKYAAKKKMKFDMVVLDPPSFARSKKYTFSAAKDYKNLLKETIAITENNGIIVASTNCSTFDMKKFKCFIDTAFKEMNGKYKILEEHSLPEDFRTIDQFKEGNYLKVVFIEKIKG is encoded by the coding sequence ATGCGATCTGAAGTAACTATAAAAATAAAACCGAAGTTTATAAAAGAAATTAAAAGTGGATATCCACTTATTTTAAAAGATGCAATTCAAAATTTGGATGATGTACGTGAAGAAGGGGCAATCATCAAAGTAGTAGATGAGAAGAACCAATTTATCGGAAAAGGCTATTATGGAAAACAAAATAAAGGATATGGCTGGATTTTAACGAGAAAAGAGAAGGAGCAAATTAATCAACCTTTCTTTGAAAGTAAAATCAAATCTGCTTTACATAAACGCAAACATTTTTATAAATCAAATGATACAACGGCATTCCGTGTTGTAAATGGTGAGGGTGATGGCCTTGGTGGTTTAATCATCGATTATTATGACGGCTATTACGTAATAAGTTGGTATAGTGAAGGGATTTATACTTTCCGAGACGAAATCGTAGCAGCACTTCAAAAAGTAGCAAACTTTAAAGGGATTTATGAGAAAAAGCGTTTTGATACGAAAGGAAAATACATTGAAGATGATGATTTCGTAGCAGGAGAGCGCGGTGAGTTCCCACTTATCGTAAAAGAGAACGGTGTAAACTTTGCTGTATATTTAAATGACGGAGCGATGGTTGGTGTATTTTTAGATCAGCGTAACGTTCGAAAACAAATTCGTGATAAGTATGCAAAGGGACGAACTGTTTTAAATATGTTCTCTTATACGGGGGCTTTCTCTGTATTTGCAGCAATTGGCGGGGCGAGTAAAACAACGAGTGTTGACCTTGCAAATCGTAGTTTAAGTAAAACAATTGAGCAGTTTAGTGTAAATGAAATTGATTACGAGGCACAAGATATTATCGTAGAAGATGTATTTCTTTATTTCAAATATGCAGCTAAGAAAAAGATGAAGTTTGATATGGTCGTACTAGATCCCCCAAGCTTTGCACGCTCAAAAAAATATACATTCAGTGCAGCGAAAGATTATAAAAATTTATTAAAAGAAACAATTGCCATTACAGAAAATAACGGTATTATAGTTGCTTCTACAAATTGCAGTACATTCGATATGAAAAAGTTTAAATGCTTTATCGATACAGCATTTAAAGAAATGAACGGCAAATATAAAATATTAGAAGAACATTCTTTACCAGAAGATTTCCGTACAATTGATCAATTTAAAGAAGGTAATTATTTAAAAGTAGTCTTCATTGAAAAAATTAAAGGTTAA
- the isdG gene encoding heme oxygenase produces the protein MIIVTNTSKITKGNAHKLIERFDKVGKVETMPGFLGLEVLLTENTVDYDEVTISTRWNSKEDFQSWTKSTAFKDAHSHRGGLPEYIIDNKISFYDVKIVRMPIAAAQ, from the coding sequence ATGATTATTGTTACAAATACATCTAAAATTACGAAGGGTAACGCACATAAATTAATTGAGCGCTTTGATAAAGTGGGTAAAGTGGAAACAATGCCAGGTTTTTTAGGCTTAGAAGTTCTTTTAACTGAAAATACAGTTGATTACGATGAAGTGACAATTAGCACCCGTTGGAATTCTAAAGAAGATTTCCAAAGTTGGACGAAGAGCACTGCCTTTAAAGATGCTCACTCACATCGTGGTGGATTACCAGAGTATATTATTGATAATAAAATATCTTTCTATGATGTTAAAATCGTCCGCATGCCAATCGCTGCAGCTCAATAA
- the isdE gene encoding heme ABC transporter substrate-binding protein IsdE, whose protein sequence is MRVKKITSVLMAIILLFSIAGCSSPKKETAKKVKSSSEERVIATTVAVTEIMDALEVDLIGVPTSYKTLPKRYKGLPDVGNPMSPDMEKVKSMKPSEVLSVTTLEYELKPVFKEAGIKTNFLSLTSLKNMQNSITDLGKKYGREKQAEAVVAKFDKKVADIQKQVKGKKEPTVLILLGVPGSYLVATEHSYIGDLVKQLGGKNIVQGEKVEYLASNTEYLKKADPDIILRAAHGMPDEVVKMFDKEFKTNDIWKHFAAVKNNRVYDLEERLFGTTGNLEAIEALDELKKMMYP, encoded by the coding sequence TTGAGAGTGAAGAAAATCACGAGTGTATTAATGGCTATCATTCTTTTATTTAGTATAGCTGGGTGCTCATCACCAAAAAAAGAAACGGCGAAAAAGGTTAAGAGTAGTAGTGAGGAACGTGTTATTGCAACGACAGTCGCCGTGACTGAAATTATGGATGCGTTAGAAGTAGATTTAATTGGTGTTCCAACTAGTTATAAAACATTGCCGAAGCGTTATAAAGGGTTACCTGATGTTGGAAATCCGATGAGTCCTGATATGGAAAAGGTTAAATCAATGAAGCCATCAGAGGTATTATCAGTTACAACGCTTGAGTATGAGTTGAAACCGGTTTTTAAGGAAGCTGGTATAAAAACAAACTTTTTAAGCTTAACGAGTTTGAAAAATATGCAAAACTCAATTACAGATTTAGGGAAGAAATACGGACGGGAAAAACAGGCTGAAGCAGTTGTAGCAAAGTTTGATAAAAAAGTTGCAGACATTCAAAAGCAAGTAAAAGGGAAAAAAGAACCGACAGTTCTTATTTTACTTGGGGTGCCAGGTAGTTATTTAGTAGCGACGGAACACTCGTATATTGGGGATTTAGTAAAACAATTAGGTGGTAAAAATATTGTCCAGGGTGAAAAGGTAGAATATTTAGCCTCTAATACGGAGTACTTAAAAAAGGCTGATCCAGATATTATTTTACGAGCAGCACACGGTATGCCAGATGAAGTTGTGAAAATGTTTGATAAAGAATTTAAAACAAATGACATTTGGAAACATTTTGCCGCAGTTAAAAATAATAGAGTTTACGATTTAGAAGAGCGTTTATTTGGAACAACGGGGAATTTAGAAGCTATCGAGGCTCTAGATGAATTAAAGAAAATGATGTATCCATGA
- a CDS encoding ABC transporter ATP-binding protein gives MTYILKTNQLTKVFQGKEVISGVNMHVKQGEIYGFLGPNGAGKTTIMKMITNLIKPTSGDIEIFGEKLTDTSYEVLKRMGTIIEYPIFYEKLTARENLHLHCEYMGYYDKKAIDHALNLVKLHGIDNKKVKDFSLGMKQRLGIARAIMTKPELLILDEPINGLDPIGIKELRELFKMLCKEYGITLLVSSHILGEMEQMADTIGVIQNGKLIKEVSMKSINGKQTEYIEITIPDVKRAAYILENKLGIQNYKIMTGNMIRVYEMAVTQQAISKALIMNDIEIESINKKHSSLEEYFLNVMNGEGIHA, from the coding sequence ATGACGTATATTTTAAAAACGAACCAGTTAACGAAAGTTTTTCAAGGAAAAGAAGTCATCTCTGGCGTTAACATGCACGTGAAACAGGGAGAAATTTATGGGTTTTTAGGACCGAACGGCGCTGGTAAAACAACAATCATGAAAATGATTACGAATTTAATTAAACCGACGAGCGGAGATATTGAAATTTTCGGTGAGAAATTAACGGATACATCTTATGAAGTGTTAAAGCGAATGGGGACAATTATTGAATATCCAATTTTTTACGAAAAACTAACGGCAAGGGAAAACTTACATTTACATTGTGAATATATGGGGTATTATGACAAAAAAGCGATAGACCATGCTTTAAATCTTGTTAAACTGCATGGCATTGATAATAAAAAAGTAAAAGATTTTTCATTAGGGATGAAACAAAGATTAGGTATTGCAAGAGCGATTATGACGAAGCCAGAGCTTTTAATTTTAGATGAACCAATTAACGGTTTAGATCCGATTGGTATTAAAGAATTGCGTGAGTTATTTAAAATGCTTTGCAAAGAATATGGAATTACTCTATTAGTCTCTAGTCATATTTTAGGTGAAATGGAGCAAATGGCAGATACAATTGGTGTTATTCAAAATGGAAAACTAATAAAAGAGGTTTCAATGAAGAGTATTAATGGAAAACAAACAGAGTACATTGAAATTACGATTCCAGATGTGAAACGTGCGGCTTACATTTTAGAAAATAAACTTGGCATACAAAATTACAAAATAATGACCGGAAACATGATTCGTGTTTATGAAATGGCAGTGACGCAGCAAGCCATTTCAAAAGCACTCATTATGAATGATATAGAAATTGAAAGTATTAATAAGAAGCATAGTTCGCTAGAAGAGTACTTCTTAAATGTAATGAATGGAGAAGGGATTCATGCTTAA
- a CDS encoding NEAT domain-containing protein, translating to MFKQFKTIIAVCVVLFTFMATLGLQDAKAAKKPDNGKYNATFTVWKGDKDESSRMNSYFESPATLTVKNGKQYVSFKVKDSASIKSFQVEKNGQFVETTVLSENKKENTRVVEFEVEDLSKKLNGKVKINIPIIKYNASYDIRFVFDGNSVK from the coding sequence ATGTTTAAACAATTTAAAACGATTATTGCCGTGTGTGTTGTTTTATTTACATTTATGGCAACGCTAGGTTTACAAGATGCAAAAGCAGCTAAGAAACCAGATAATGGAAAATATAATGCTACTTTTACTGTATGGAAAGGCGATAAAGATGAATCATCTAGAATGAATAGTTATTTTGAGAGCCCAGCAACATTAACAGTTAAAAATGGAAAACAATACGTTTCATTTAAAGTGAAAGATAGCGCTTCTATTAAAAGTTTTCAAGTAGAAAAGAATGGTCAATTCGTAGAAACAACAGTGTTAAGTGAAAATAAAAAAGAGAATACTAGAGTCGTAGAATTTGAAGTAGAGGATTTATCAAAGAAATTAAATGGCAAGGTGAAAATTAATATCCCTATTATTAAATACAACGCTTCATATGATATTCGCTTTGTATTTGACGGGAACAGTGTTAAATAA
- the srtB gene encoding class B sortase gives MSSKKEKKKNSYFQRLLTVAFLGIFFYSMYELGGIFMDYYENRKVMAEAQDIYQRSPMEEKSSDGSIRAQFQALQKINPEIVGWITMDDTQINYPIVQAKDNDYYLYRNYRGEDMRAGSIFMDHRNDVESQNRNTILYGHRMKDGSMFGSLKKMLEEDFFMSHRKLYYDTLFEGYDIEVFSVYTTTTDFYYIETDFKNDEDYTSFLEKIKEKSLYKTDTKVTANDQILTLSTCDYALDSEAGRLVVHAKLVKRS, from the coding sequence TTGAGTAGCAAGAAAGAAAAGAAAAAAAATTCCTATTTTCAAAGACTACTTACAGTTGCCTTTTTAGGCATCTTTTTCTACTCTATGTATGAATTAGGTGGGATTTTCATGGATTACTATGAAAATCGCAAAGTAATGGCTGAAGCACAAGATATTTATCAAAGGAGTCCGATGGAAGAAAAGTCATCAGATGGATCGATCCGCGCACAGTTCCAAGCTTTACAAAAAATTAATCCAGAGATAGTCGGATGGATTACGATGGATGATACACAAATAAATTATCCAATCGTTCAAGCGAAAGATAACGATTACTATTTATATCGTAATTATAGAGGTGAAGATATGAGAGCAGGAAGTATCTTCATGGATCATCGTAATGATGTGGAATCTCAAAATCGAAATACGATTTTATACGGACATCGTATGAAAGACGGTTCGATGTTTGGGAGTCTTAAAAAGATGTTAGAAGAAGACTTTTTCATGTCCCATCGCAAATTATATTATGATACTTTATTCGAAGGATACGATATCGAAGTATTTTCAGTGTATACAACAACGACAGATTTTTATTATATTGAAACGGATTTTAAAAACGATGAGGACTACACATCATTCCTAGAAAAAATTAAAGAGAAATCACTTTATAAAACAGATACAAAAGTAACAGCGAATGATCAAATTTTAACACTTTCTACGTGTGATTATGCACTGGATTCAGAGGCTGGGAGATTAGTCGTACATGCGAAGTTGGTGAAAAGAAGTTGA
- a CDS encoding response regulator transcription factor, which produces MSHHILLVEDDVSIQEMVETYLVKEGFQVTIASDGEEGVIAFLKGSFDLIILDIMMPKLDGLEVVRIIREKSAVPILMMSAKDTDVDKAVGLGLGADDYICKPFSMIELAARVKAAIRRSTKYSAVESKDETIQIGDLTIDPINFTVEKKGSQLKLTLKEFEILKLFVKNQNRVFTKAQIYTLVWNEEYYGDDNVINVHMRRLREKIETDPSNPEYIKTLWGIGYKLEVM; this is translated from the coding sequence ATGTCACATCATATTTTATTAGTTGAAGATGACGTCTCAATTCAAGAGATGGTTGAAACATATTTAGTAAAAGAAGGCTTTCAAGTTACAATCGCCTCTGACGGAGAAGAAGGAGTTATCGCATTTTTAAAAGGTTCATTTGATTTGATCATCCTCGATATTATGATGCCGAAGTTAGATGGATTAGAGGTTGTGCGAATCATTCGAGAAAAAAGTGCTGTTCCAATTTTAATGATGTCAGCGAAAGATACGGATGTTGATAAGGCGGTTGGTTTAGGGCTTGGAGCGGATGATTACATTTGTAAACCATTTTCTATGATTGAATTAGCAGCACGTGTAAAAGCTGCTATTCGAAGATCTACAAAGTATTCGGCTGTGGAATCAAAAGATGAGACCATTCAGATTGGTGATTTAACAATTGACCCAATTAATTTTACTGTGGAGAAAAAGGGAAGCCAGCTTAAACTTACTTTAAAAGAATTTGAGATTTTAAAACTATTCGTGAAGAATCAAAATCGTGTATTTACAAAAGCACAAATATATACGTTAGTTTGGAATGAAGAATATTATGGTGACGATAATGTTATTAACGTTCATATGAGAAGGTTGCGTGAGAAGATAGAAACTGACCCATCTAACCCAGAATATATAAAAACACTGTGGGGTATTGGCTATAAATTGGAAGTGATGTAG
- a CDS encoding HAMP domain-containing histidine kinase yields MVIFLTVMNFILLIVIYVQYKIRKSNSRNLRYTYEKLEGIVKEQTGEKLLIMTDDKELQKLLVTINHLLDAKQKTNADHAKVEISMRKMLSNISHDLKTPLTVILGYAEMLNADKTISEEERQLLLQKVHVKTLEVMELIHKFFDLAKLESGDKVIEIAKVNMNEVCREKILSFYDLVTSKGFEVHIDIPERNIYAFGNAEVLRRVLNNLISNAIAYGYDGKTLGMALRDDEKSVYIDVWDRGKGIDESHIDKVFERMYTLEDSRNRLYQGSGLGLTITKRLVEAMDGEIHLFSKPYEKTIFTIVLKKWSFSL; encoded by the coding sequence ATGGTTATATTTTTAACAGTGATGAATTTTATATTGCTGATCGTTATTTACGTGCAATATAAAATTCGAAAAAGTAATAGTAGGAATTTACGCTACACGTATGAAAAATTAGAGGGAATTGTAAAAGAACAAACCGGTGAGAAGCTATTAATTATGACCGATGATAAAGAGTTGCAAAAACTATTAGTCACAATTAATCATCTATTAGATGCTAAGCAGAAAACAAATGCAGATCATGCAAAGGTTGAGATTTCAATGAGAAAGATGCTTTCAAACATCTCGCATGATTTAAAAACGCCACTCACCGTCATTCTTGGGTATGCAGAAATGTTAAATGCAGATAAAACGATAAGTGAAGAAGAACGGCAATTATTATTACAAAAAGTACATGTGAAAACATTAGAAGTAATGGAGCTTATTCATAAGTTTTTCGATTTGGCGAAACTGGAATCTGGCGATAAAGTAATTGAAATAGCGAAGGTAAACATGAATGAAGTATGTAGGGAAAAGATTTTATCGTTTTATGATTTAGTAACATCGAAAGGATTCGAGGTCCATATTGATATACCAGAGAGAAATATATATGCATTTGGAAATGCGGAAGTACTTAGAAGGGTGTTAAACAATTTAATATCAAATGCAATTGCGTATGGATATGATGGGAAAACGCTCGGTATGGCATTAAGAGATGATGAAAAGAGTGTGTATATAGATGTATGGGATAGAGGAAAAGGAATTGATGAATCTCATATTGATAAAGTATTTGAGCGCATGTACACACTTGAAGATTCAAGAAATAGATTGTACCAAGGAAGTGGTCTAGGTTTAACGATTACGAAAAGGCTTGTAGAAGCGATGGATGGAGAAATTCATCTTTTTAGTAAGCCATATGAAAAAACAATCTTCACAATTGTATTGAAAAAATGGAGTTTTAGCTTGTAG